CTCGCGGCGCTGATCGCCGGACACGTGGCTGCCGCCATTTTCTTCATCCTCGCACTGAAGGACATAATCATTGTGCAGACGCACGCGCTGTCACCCGATCAACTCGACCTGGTCGCCGCCGGCGTTCCTGTGATTCACTTTCTGTACCTCGCCCCCGTCCTGCTGGCCATTTCGATTATCGCGCTCGTCATTGTCAGCCTCTCCACCGAGAAACCGGACGAGGAGGTGGTGCGGACCCTGATCTGGTCGCCGGCCGTGTTCCGCGAAGAGCGGGCCGCCCTCGCGGGATTGAAATGGTACCAGAACTACCGGTACCAATCCGCCGCAATGATTGTCGTCATTGCGATCTTCGTCGTCACTTGGTGGTAGAAGATGGTGAACCAAACAGTGATCGCATGACCACCTCGATCGTCACCGTCGGCGAGTCCCTCTGGGATGTGTACCCGGACGAGCGCCACCCGGGCGGAGCACCCACGAACGTTGCCTTCCACGCGGCAAGACTCGGGAACGACAGCAGCATCATTACGCGCATCGGCGAGGACGAGTCCGGTGAACAGCTCGTCGCATACCTGCGCGAGCACGGTGTGAATACGTCATTCGTCCAGCGCGACCGCACGAAGCCGACCGGCACCGTCAAGGTCGAGTTCCAGCACGAAGATCCATGCTACACGGTCGTCACGGATGTGGCGTGGGATTACCTCGCGGCCACGGATGACGCACGCGAACGGGTCACAACGGCGGATGCCGTGTGCTTCGTTTCACTCGCGCAACGGCACGATGTCGCCCGCCAATCCATCCATACGCTGCTGGCAGACGCCCGCGGGCAGGCCCAGATCGTATTCGACGTCAATCTTCGTCCGCCGTTCGTAAGTGCGGATGTTCTCGACGCCTCCGTACGCCTCTCGAATGTCGTCAAGATGGGCGAATCGGAGCTTCAACACGTCTCCAGCCTGATGGGCCGCACGAACCTGGTCGATTGGCTGATCAACGACATCGGTGTTGAAGCCGTGTGCGTGACCCGCGGCGAGAGAGGAGCCTCGATGACCACAAAATCGTCAAATGTAGACGTTGCAGGAGTTGGGGCAGATACCTCAAACGGTGATCCCGTTGGTGCCGGCGATGCATTCGTCGCTGCGCTCACTCACCAGCTTGTACGAGGATCGGATATCGAAACTATGCTTCAGTTTGCCAATCGCTATGCAGCACTCGTCGCAGCCAGACGCGGCGCGATGCCCGTCCTCGCACCGTCGGAGCTCGCCGAACTGAACGTCTAGATTCAACCTGCATGCCAGAGAACGAAGAGAGCGGATTACGCATCCGTGATGCCGCGGTCGCGCGTTTACGCGACGAGTTTCCAGCCGTTCTGGAAGATCACCCCATGCTCGAGCGACGCCTCACCCGTCACTTCGAGGAATTCTGGGTTCCCTATCACGCGGTCTATGGTGATCATTCCGGGATCGAAAAGCGAGTCTGGAGGCTCTTTCGCATCCTGGCCCAGGGGCTCTCGTCGCGAGATGCCCGCCTGATCGAGCGCGACGAGCAGAGAGATGCGTCGCCCCCGTGGTTCCAGGACGAAGGCACGATCGGCATGAAGATGTATGTCGACATGTTCGCGGGCGATCTCAACCGGCTCCGCAAACGCGTCGACTACCTGGGCGAACTGGGCCTCTCGTATCTGCACCTCATGCCATTGATGAAGACACGCAACGGTAGCGACGACGGCGGCTTCGCCGTGTCGGACTACCGAAAGGTGAAGCCGTCACTGGGCACGGTCAAGCAACTCCGGACCCTCGTGCATGAACTACATCGCAACGGAATCAGTGTTGCTCTCGATCTGGTGATGAACCATACGTCGTGTGAGCACAAGTGGGCACGAAAAGCAGCGAAAGGAAGCCCGAAGTATCAGGCTTACTATTTCATGTTCGAAGATGGCTCCGTGCCTGAAGCGTACGAGCAAACGCTGCCGTCGGCGCCCCCCGGGATCGCACACGGGAGGTTGTCCTGGATGCCCATGGCAGAGAAGTGGGTCTGGACCACTTTCCACGATTTTCAGTGGGACCTCAACTACGCGAATCCAAACGTCTTCGAGGCGATGTGGGGGGAGATGGTTGCCCTCGCAAATCTGGGCGCCGACGTCCTTCGCCTGAATGCCGTGCCGTTCATCTGGAAGCTCCTGGGCACAGATTCCCCCAATCAGCCGGAGGCGGTTCTGCTCGTTGCAGCGTATCGGGCCCTGATGCACGTGTTCGCCCCGGCGGTGGCGTTCAACACGGACATGATCGACGTGCCGAACAGCACGGGTCGCTTCACCGGCGTGCAATTCGAGGGCACAGCAGCGGACATCACTCCGGATGACACGTTGATGAGTCACCTGTGGCATGCGATGGCCTGCGAGAATGTTCACCTGCTCAGATCAACACTCACTGCAGAGCCGAACATCCCGCCCGACACGACCCGTGCGAACTACATTCGCTCCCACGACGCGGTCGCGTGGAGCATATCCGACGAGCAAGCTGCGGCCGTGGGACAGAACGGGAACGATACGAGACGGTTTTGTACCGAATTCTATTCCGGACAACTGGCAGGCTCCTATTCGGCCGGGTACCGGTTCGTAGCGGACGCGCACGCAATCGAGGCGCCAATATCCGGAACCGCAGCAGCCCTCGCCGGCCTTCAGAGGGCCGTGATCGAGAAGGACACAGATCAGGCCGAACTCGCCATCAAGCGTCTCCTCTTGCTCAACGGAATAGCGTTCTTCATGCGAGGCTTCCCGCTG
The DNA window shown above is from Rhodothermales bacterium and carries:
- a CDS encoding carbohydrate kinase, which produces MTTSIVTVGESLWDVYPDERHPGGAPTNVAFHAARLGNDSSIITRIGEDESGEQLVAYLREHGVNTSFVQRDRTKPTGTVKVEFQHEDPCYTVVTDVAWDYLAATDDARERVTTADAVCFVSLAQRHDVARQSIHTLLADARGQAQIVFDVNLRPPFVSADVLDASVRLSNVVKMGESELQHVSSLMGRTNLVDWLINDIGVEAVCVTRGERGASMTTKSSNVDVAGVGADTSNGDPVGAGDAFVAALTHQLVRGSDIETMLQFANRYAALVAARRGAMPVLAPSELAELNV
- a CDS encoding amylosucrase, whose translation is MPENEESGLRIRDAAVARLRDEFPAVLEDHPMLERRLTRHFEEFWVPYHAVYGDHSGIEKRVWRLFRILAQGLSSRDARLIERDEQRDASPPWFQDEGTIGMKMYVDMFAGDLNRLRKRVDYLGELGLSYLHLMPLMKTRNGSDDGGFAVSDYRKVKPSLGTVKQLRTLVHELHRNGISVALDLVMNHTSCEHKWARKAAKGSPKYQAYYFMFEDGSVPEAYEQTLPSAPPGIAHGRLSWMPMAEKWVWTTFHDFQWDLNYANPNVFEAMWGEMVALANLGADVLRLNAVPFIWKLLGTDSPNQPEAVLLVAAYRALMHVFAPAVAFNTDMIDVPNSTGRFTGVQFEGTAADITPDDTLMSHLWHAMACENVHLLRSTLTAEPNIPPDTTRANYIRSHDAVAWSISDEQAAAVGQNGNDTRRFCTEFYSGQLAGSYSAGYRFVADAHAIEAPISGTAAALAGLQRAVIEKDTDQAELAIKRLLLLNGIAFFMRGFPL